From Nicotiana tabacum cultivar K326 chromosome 20, ASM71507v2, whole genome shotgun sequence, one genomic window encodes:
- the LOC107820998 gene encoding uncharacterized protein LOC107820998, whose protein sequence is MHVYPCFALFTGFPTAIFNENAQIPMLSGDNYTEWKEKALLALGCSDMDPTLRVEEPPIPTESSTPVAKANYEQWERSNRLSLMLIKSHISQSIRGSIPNSDKAKAYIKAIDE, encoded by the coding sequence ATGCATGTTTATCCTTGTTTTGCACTCTTTACCGGTTTTCCTACTGCTATTTTTAATGAGAATGCTCAAATTCCAATGCTTTCTGGTGATAATTATACTGAATGGAAGGAGAAAGCCCTTCTTGCTTTAGGGTGCTCGGATATGGACCCGACACTCCGTGTGGAAGAACCACCCATTCCCACGGAATCAAGTACACCAGTAGCTAAGGCTAATTATGAGCAGTGGGAGCGATCCAATCGCTTAAGTTTGATGCTCATAAAATCCCACATAAGCCAAAGCATTAGGGGTTCTATCCCTAATAGCGATAAGGCCAAAGCTTACATCAAGGCAATTGATGAATAG